One window of Scheffersomyces stipitis CBS 6054 chromosome 1, whole genome shotgun sequence genomic DNA carries:
- the GVP36 gene encoding Golgi vesicle protein: MSFKFPSFNLQSLQESLPTVDQVKESFSKTVDQFRESIQPFATKTTQLISTQLQQVQHLANLNVNSNIEVSELPAEYLQLETNCDLLLKLYTDLIQYSNETFNNISYDYPPGNYTITKIKDANVGGVLATKFNQLKNVSSPQELENILLGKEAGDADSAEKDVAIQTTSVLLPKTLYGALSVLAEKHSQELKTSAAPLSLALLQVSSSYLEIANARLVQDEKILAEVNDKLVAILNEQFIKVNELRKKVYSTRSEFDLIRSKVDETDQENEELISKEDELVSATEVAVVEMKRLLKPSKNISLLKVFVDAQKEYFEVGAKKLAALSASLDKIEVTEEEDDY; encoded by the exons ATGTCGTTCAAATTTCCCTCCTTCAATTTGCAATCGCTTCAGGAGTCTCTTCCCACAGTAGACCAGGTCAAGGAATCGTTTTCCAAG ACTGTAGATCAGTTCAGAGAGTCGATCCAGCCATTTGCTACCAAGACTACTCAGTTGATTCTGACTCAGTTGCAACAAGTGCAGCATTTGGCCAACCTCAACGTTAACTCCAACATTGAAGTCTCTGAGTTACCCGCAGAATACTTGCAGTTGGAAACAAACTGcgacttgttgttgaagcttTACACGGACTTGATCCAGTACTCCAACGAAACCTTCAACAATATCAGCTACGATTATCCTCCAGGTAACTACACCATCACCAAGATTAAGGATGCCAACGTTGGTGGCGTTCTCGCCACGAAAttcaaccaattgaagaacgtctcttctccacaagagttggaaaacatCTTGTTGGGAAAAGAGGCTGGTGATGCTGATAGCGCAGAAAAAGATGTAGCCATACAGACAACTTCGGTCCTTCTTCCTAAGACTTTGTACGGAGCCTTGTCTGTTCTTGCTGAGAAGCATTCGCAGGAATTAAAGACTTCTGCAGCACCTTTGTCGTTGGCGTTGTTGCAggtgtcttcttcttactTGGAGATTGCCAATGCCAGGTTAGTCCAGGACGAAAAGATTTTGGCCGAAGTGAACGACAAGTTGGTAGCCATTTTGAATGAACAGTTCATCAAGGTCAACGAGTTGCGTAAGAAGGTCTATTCGACCAGATCCGAGTTTGACTTGATTAGATCCAAGGTAGATGAAACTGaccaagaaaatgaagaattgatttcaaaaGAAGACGAGTTGGTCAGTGCAACCGAAGTTGCTGTCGTCGAAatgaagagattgttgaagcCATCCAAGAACATCAGCTTATTGAAAGTGTTTGTCGATGCCCAGAAGGAGTACTTTGAGGTTGGCgccaagaagttggctgcattgtctgcttctttggATAAGATCGAAGttactgaagaagaagacgattACTGA
- the GIM4 gene encoding prefoldin subunit 2: MSTNAEKEQISQKLQQQYNIYQENIAELENQLSSVSMQINEHVIVENTLNGIPAEEKKNRKCFKMIGGVLVNKTVDEVLNILKEEVATLTEQRAKAEAELTKNRKELEKWKTSNHIKIIRGNQPV, translated from the coding sequence ATGTCTACTAATGCCGAGAAAGAGCAGATATCACAGAAGTTGCAGCAGCAATACAACATCTATCAGGAAAACATAGCCGAGCTCGAAAACCAACTATCTTCTGTTTCCATGCAAATCAACGAGCATGTTATAGTAGAGAACACCTTGAATGGAATTCCAGCtgaggaaaagaaaaaccGTAAATGTTTCAAGATGATCGGAGGGGTTTTGGTCAATAAGACTGTGGACGAAGTTCTCAACatattgaaggaagaagtgGCTACTTTGACAGAACAAAGGGCAAAGGCAGAAGCAGAATTGACCAAGAACAGAAAGGAATTAGAAAAGTGGAAGACCAGCAACCACATCAAGATCATCCGAGGAAACCAGCCCGTGTAG
- the PFS2 gene encoding polyadenylation factor I subunit 2 produces the protein MYGNRSNGNGYNSNSYGNNNGRPSYNNRYNNNSNDPKVQEKLAAYNQNIEQQLASQEKKTAHRRIVDHGNNMGRWYIHKNLGLSQRQQAIGSIRPESSYLIDLLPTLAYSSSSNLGAANNKNNMAVMDIQTKFVHLSSNKVKHSINAVKWTPEGRRLLVASHSGEFTIWNGMTFNFETIMQAHDSQILALQYSHNDEWLLSGDSNGVIKYWQPNFNNVNILNGHTQGIRDIAFSPNDSKFLTCGDDSTLKIWNFNNGKEERSLAGHHWEVKSADWHPNLGLIVSGSKDNLVKLWDPRSSTCVTTLHGFKHTVNKCRFQPTGTKRLLASVSRDRSCRVFDLRTMKDILVLRDSETDLSCVSWHPTHASMLTTAAYNGSMSHYLLDSYIPDSNTSELSKKSTSYGSSSVGSIEAVHRIPYAHERAIHALEYHPLGHLLCSAGSDKTARFWSRARPNDPMSYKDPLYTDDKHGAWYYSVNNNINAVIEDPSGSKDRDRSHTPGLNLPGLGSSYDYNGNGNSGNGDIAATPAPSNWGSIPGLRGH, from the exons ATGTACGGCAATCGGTCCAACGGGAACGGATACAACTCCAACTCGTATGGAAATAACAACGGCCGTCCTTCGTACAATAACAGatacaacaataacagcAACGACCCGAAGGTTCAGGAAAAGCTAGCAGCGTACAACCAGAACATCGAACAACAATTAGCatctcaagaaaaaaagacaGCACATCGTAGAATCGTAGACCATGGCAACAATATGGGAAGGTGGTATATCCACAAGAACTTGGGGCTTTCTCAGCGACAACAGGCTATAGGTAGCATCAGACCTGAGTCCTCGTATTTGATAGaccttcttccaactctCGCATAttcgtcgtcttccaaCTTAGGGGCggccaacaacaagaacaacatgGCTGTGATGGATATCCAGACCAAATTCGTGCATTTGTCGTCCAACAAGGTTAAACATTCTATCAATGCTGTGAAATGGACCCCTGAAGGTAGACGTCTATTGGTAGCATCACATAGTGGAGAGTTTACTATCTGGAACGGGATGaccttcaacttcgagACAATTATGCAAGCGCATGATTCGCAAATTCTCGCATTGCAGTACTCGCACAATGACGAGTGGCTCTTGTCTGGTGATCTGAACGGTGTCATCAAGTACTGGCAgcccaacttcaacaacgtcaATATCCTCAATGGCCATACTCAGGGAATCAGAGACATTGCGTTTTCACCTAACGACTCTAAATTCTTGACCTGTGGTGATGACTCCACCTTGAAAatctggaacttcaacaacggTAAAGAGGAACGTTCCTTAGCTGGACATCACTGGGAAGTCAAGTCTGCTGACTGGCATCCCAACTTGGGGTTGATCGTCAGTGGATCCAAGGATaacttggtcaagttgtGGGATCCTCGTAGTTCTACCTGTGTCACAACATTGCATGGATTCAAACATACAGTAAACAAGTGTAGATTCCAGCCTACAGGTACCAAAAGGTTGTTGGCATCTGTTTCTCGTGACAGATCATGTCGTGTTTTTGACTTGCGTACAATGAAAGATATCTTAGTCTTGAGAGATAGCGAGACCGATTTGTCATGTGTCTCGTGGCATCCTACACATGCATCGATGCTTACTACAGCTGCCTACAACGGATCCATGAGTCATTACCTTCTCGACTCCTATATTCCTGATAGCAACACCAGTGAGCTTTCCAAAAAGTCTACCTCTTACGGCTCGTCTTCCGTAGGCTCTATAGAAGCAGTGCATAGAATCCCATATGCACACGAAAGAGCCATCCATGCCTTAGAGTACCACCCCTTGGGCCATTTGTTGTGTTCTGCTGGTTCAGACAAGACCGCTAGATTCTGGTCCCGCGCAAGACCCAACGATCCAATGTCGTACAAGGACCCATTGTACACAGACGACAAGCATGGAGCATGGTACTATTCGgtgaacaacaacatcaatgCTGTTATCGAAGATCCGAGTGGCTCCA AGGACAGAGACCGTTCGCATACCCCAGGACTCAATTTGCCAGGATTGGGTTCGAGCTACGACTACAACGGAAATGGCAATAGCGGGAATGGCGATATTGCAGCCACTCCGGCCCCTAGCAACTGGGGTTCCATTCCTGGCTTACGGGGTCATTAA
- the PFK26 gene encoding 6-phosphofructo-2-kinase (Fructose-6-phosphate 2-kinase/fructose-2,6-biphosphatase) — protein sequence MTAPKVTFDFFDMTPPNESYIQMAGGHGSPSNSNSKRPEKITISSSTSDMKLIDSTSSINSLFDNVGNSYSKNTTTATSPVISRVDSNFFSSGTNSAANSFANPYLVPRLSPLEFTSLVNEKLISQHEKLVIMLSGLPASGKSTISRQLKNYINATSNFTAEIYNAGNVRRMNKSFDNSDYFKPDNVQGKIDREKYADITVNNLINDLNSNVIQVGFLDATNTTIERRKRMMDIISKNTTNTWVAIMDVQCTSKRFINFNISGKAHNNDYKGRNYAEAVRDFKKRSEHYYKVFEPITSEELELYPLAVYLKIVNCGESFELKNVDPGFKEYSQLYKVISEFASQYYDNEGKRYTEAVDAFYNNSINAANFVHFG from the coding sequence ATGACTGCACCAAAAGTAACCTTTGACTTTTTTGACATGACTCCCCCCAACGAAAGCTATATACAAATGGCCGGAGGCCATGGGTCTCCTTCCAACTCAAATTCCAAAAGACCCGAGAAGATAACCATTTCCTCCAGCACCTCGGAcatgaagttgattgacTCAACTAGCTCCATCAACTCGTTGTTCGATAACGTGGGCAACAGCTACAGCAAAAATACCACCACAGCCACATCGCCCGTGATTTCCCGCGTTGACCTgaacttcttttcatctGGTACGAACTCGGCTGCTAACTCATTCGCCAACCCTTACCTCGTACCCAGACTTTCTCCTCTTGAATTCACATCGTTGGTcaacgagaagttgatttctCAGCACGAGAAGCTCGTGATAATGTTGTCGGGTTTGCCAGCTTCTGGAAAGAGTACTATCTCCAGACAGCTCAAGAACTACATCAACGCTACCAGCAACTTCACGGCCGAAATCTACAACGCAGGCAATGTACGTAGAATGAACAAAAGCTTTGACAACTCCGACTACTTCAAGCCAGACAATGTTCAAGGCAAAATCGACCGTGAGAAGTACGCTGATATCACcgtcaacaacttgatcaacgacttgaactCCAACGTGATCCAGGTAGGTTTCTTGGACGCCACCAACACTACCatcgaaagaagaaagagaatgaTGGACATTATCTCCAAGAACACGACCAACACCTGGGTTGCCATCATGGATGTTCAGTGCACGAGCAAGAgattcatcaacttcaacatctcAGGCAAAGCGCACAACAACGACTACAAGGGCAGAAACTATGCCGAAGCCGTGAGAGACTTCAAGAAACGTTCGGAACACTACTACAAGGTTTTTGAGCCCATCACTTCCGAAGAACTCGAACTCTACCCACTCGCAGTTTACTTGAAGATAGTCAACTGCGGTGAGAGCTTTgagttgaaaaatgtagatCCTGGATTCAAGGAATATCTGCAATTATACAAGGTTATCAGTGAGTTTGCTTCTCAGTACTACGACAACGAGGGCAAACGCTACACTGAAGCCGTAGATGCTTTCTACAATAATTCCATCAATGCCGCCAACTTCGTGCACTTTGGATGA